In the genome of Phycisphaerae bacterium RAS1, one region contains:
- the znuA gene encoding High-affinity zinc uptake system binding-protein ZnuA precursor: MRRPTHTLIRTACNCRARAASAWVCTLAGIVVGACGPPPGSAPPPAGSASPTPASSASALSTQTAAPSSAAVRVAVTILPIAQLVERVGGRHVAVETIVGPGQSHESYEPTPRQVAAIADARVFFRIGLPLEEPLLAKLTSGGGPQVVDLREGLALIDMAPGDHAGHEHGDKDPHVWLDPRRGARMARAIHDRLSWLDPTHADDYARHRDALLAEIEALDKELSARLAPLKGRSFLVFHPALGYFADAYGLKQLAIEVEGKEPSARQLADLATRAQKARIRTILVQPQFPSRAAEALARELGARVVTLDPVARDWMETLRTLALGLSEDAAP, encoded by the coding sequence ATGCGACGACCCACGCATACGCTCATCCGAACCGCGTGCAACTGCCGCGCCCGCGCCGCGTCCGCTTGGGTCTGCACCCTGGCCGGGATCGTCGTCGGGGCGTGCGGCCCACCGCCCGGATCAGCGCCCCCGCCGGCCGGATCGGCATCCCCAACGCCGGCGTCATCCGCTTCGGCGCTGTCAACGCAGACTGCGGCGCCGTCGTCGGCCGCTGTTCGGGTAGCCGTGACGATTCTCCCGATCGCGCAGTTGGTTGAGCGCGTCGGCGGACGGCACGTCGCGGTCGAAACGATCGTCGGGCCGGGACAGTCGCACGAATCTTACGAGCCGACGCCGCGGCAAGTCGCGGCTATCGCCGATGCGCGCGTTTTCTTCCGCATCGGGCTGCCGCTGGAAGAGCCGCTGCTCGCCAAGCTCACGTCCGGCGGCGGGCCGCAGGTCGTGGACTTGCGCGAGGGGCTGGCGCTGATCGACATGGCGCCCGGCGACCACGCGGGGCACGAGCACGGCGACAAGGATCCGCATGTCTGGCTCGATCCGCGTCGCGGCGCCCGCATGGCCCGCGCGATTCACGACCGCCTGAGCTGGCTCGATCCCACGCACGCTGACGACTACGCGCGCCATCGTGACGCGCTGCTGGCGGAGATCGAGGCGCTCGACAAGGAGCTTTCCGCCCGCCTGGCGCCGCTCAAGGGCCGCTCGTTCCTCGTCTTCCACCCCGCGCTGGGTTATTTCGCGGACGCCTATGGCTTGAAGCAGCTTGCGATCGAGGTCGAGGGCAAGGAGCCCAGCGCCCGGCAACTGGCCGACTTGGCGACGCGAGCGCAAAAAGCTCGCATTCGCACGATTCTTGTCCAGCCGCAGTTCCCCTCGCGGGCGGCGGAGGCGCTGGCCCGCGAACTCGGCGCCCGCGTCGTGACCCTCGACCCGGTCGCCCGCGACTGGATGGAGACGCTCCGCACGCTTGCCCTCGGGCTCAGCGAGGACGCCGCCCCGTGA